The following are encoded together in the Oreochromis aureus strain Israel breed Guangdong linkage group 18, ZZ_aureus, whole genome shotgun sequence genome:
- the fubp1 gene encoding far upstream element-binding protein 1 isoform X1: MADYSNVAPPSSNAGGGMNDAFKDALQRARQIAAKIGGDGVAAPPTNEFGYGGQKRPLEDAGGYFPMPNLNIDQPETKKVATNDAFSGIGGMAGPPRSTSEEFKVPDGMVGFIIGRGGEQISRLQQESGCKIQIAPDSGGMPDRSVTLTGLPESIQTAKRLLTEIVEKGRPAPAFHHNDGPGMTVQEIMVPASKAGLVIGKGGETIKSLQERAGVKMVMIQDGPQNTGADKPLRISGEPFKVQQAKEMVMELIRDQGFREQRGEYGSRIGGDSLDVPVPRFAVGIVIGRNGEMIKKIQNDTGVRIQFKPDDGTTPDRIAQIMGPPDQAQHAAEIISDLLRSVQAGGPPGHGGGRGRGRGQGNWNMGPPGGLQEFTFTVPTMKTGLIIGKGGETIKGISQQSGARIELQRNPPPNADPNIKMFTVRGSPQQIDYARQLVEEKIGGPVTPMGGPHGPPGPHGGPGPHGPPGPPGPPGAPMGPYNPGPYNQGPPGPHGPPAPYQPQGWGNGYPHWQQGQPDPNKAAADANAAAWAAYYAQYGQQPQAPMTPTSGAPGTSQANGQGDPQAAGQSGQADYTKAWEEYYKKMGQQSQQPQDYTKAWEEYYKKQGQAAPQATAAAAASQPGGQPDYSAAWAEYYRQQAAYYGTANPQPMGAAPQAPQVHPPR, encoded by the exons ATGGCAGACTACAGCAACGTGGCTCCCCCGTCCTCAAACGCCGGTGGCGGCATGAACGACGCTTTTAAAGACGCTCTGCAACGAGCACGACAG ATCGCAGCAAAGATTGGCGGGGACGGAGTTGCGGCACCCCCGACGAACGAGTTCGGCTACGGGGGCCAGAAAAGGCCCCTGGAGGACGCTGGTGGGTATTTTCCCATGCCTAACCTGAATATCG aCCAACCAGAGACAAAGAAAGTGGCTACAAATGATG CCTTTTCAGGTATCGGAGGAATGGCTGGTCCCCCAAG GTCAACATCAGAAGAATTCAAGGTCCCAGATGGCATGGTTGGCTTCA TTATTGGAAGAGGAGGTGAACAAATATCACGTCTCCAGCAGGAGTCAGGGTGCAAAATACAGATTGCCCCTG ACAGCGGAGGGATGCCAGATCGGTCTGTGACATTAACAGGATTACCAGAATCAATCCA GACGGCAAAGAGGCTACTAACAGAGATCGTTGAGAAGGGGCGTCCGGCCCCAGCGTTCCACCACAACGACGGCCCAGGAATGACTGTTCAGGAAATTATGGTACCTGCTTCTAAAGCCGGCCTTGTCATTGGCAAGGGAGGAGAAACCATCAAAAGCCTTCAG GAACGAGCTGGAGTGAAAATGGTCATGATCCAAGATGGACCCCAAAACACAGGTGCAGACAAACCACTACGCATTTCAGGAGAACCTTTTAAAGTTCAG CAAGCCAAAGAGATGGTGATGGAGCTGATTAGAGATCAGGGCTTCAGGGAGCAGAGGGGCGAGTATGGTTCAAGGATCGGAGGAGACAGCTTAGAT GTTCCCGTCCCACGTTTTGCAGTAGGAATTGTTATCGGGAGAAATGGAGAAATGATCAAGAAAATTCAGAATGACACAGGCGTCAGGATTCAGTTCAAACCAG ATGATGGCACCACACCAGACAGGATAGCGCAGATCATGGGTCCCCCTGACCAGGCTCAGCACGCAGCAGAAATCATTTCCGACCTGTTGCGGAGCGTCCAGGCTGGAGGACCTCCAGGGCATGGAGGTGGCAGGGGACGCGGTCGCGGTCAGGGCAACTGGAACATGGGCCCCCCTGGTGGCCTCCAAGAGTTTACCTTTACAGTCCCGACCATGAAGACTGGTCTGATCATTGGGAAAG GTGGTGAGACAATCAAGGGCATCAGCCAGCAGTCAGGAGCCAGAATCGAGCTTCAGAGGAATCCTCCGCCCAACGCTGACCCCAACATTAAGATGTTTACAGTCAGAGGGTCTCCTCAGCAGATTGACTACGCCCGGCAACTAGTAGAGGAGAAAATTGGG GGACCTGTCACTCCCATGGGTGGCCCACATGGCCCTCCTGGCCCACATGGAGGACCAGGTCCACATGGTCCTCCAGGACCACCCGGACCCCCTGGCGCTCCCATGGGTCCATACAATCCTGGACCATACAACCAGGGCCCACCCGGACCACA TGGTCCTCCTGCTCCATATCAGCCTCAGGGATGGGGCAACGGCTACCCACACTGGCAGCAGGGCCAGCCTGATCCAA ATAAAGCAGCAGCGGATGCCAACGCAGCAGCATGGGCAGCGTACTACGCCCAGTACGGCCAGCAGCCGCAGGCTCCCATGACCCCGACCAGCGGAGCGCCTGGCACCAGTCAAGCCAACGGCCAAG GTGACCCACAGGCTGCAGGTCAGAGTGGACAGGCAGATTACACCAAGGCCTGGGAGGAATATTACAAGAAAATGG GTCAACAGAGTCAGCAACCTCAGGACTACACGAAAGCCTGGGAGGAGTATTATAAGAAACAAG GTCAAGCGGCCCCTCAGGCCACAGCGGCAGCGGCTGCCTCTCAACCCGGAGGCCAGCCGGACTACAGCGCGGCCTGGGCGGAGTACTACCGGCAGCAGGCCGCTTACTACGGCACGGCCAACCCACAGCCGATGGGCGCGGCACCACAAGCTCCCCAGGTACACCCGCCCCGATAA
- the fubp1 gene encoding far upstream element-binding protein 1 isoform X4: MADYSNVAPPSSNAGGGMNDAFKDALQRARQIAAKIGGDGVAAPPTNEFGYGGQKRPLEDAGGYFPMPNLNIDQPETKKVATNDAFSGIGGMAGPPRSTSEEFKVPDGMVGFIIGRGGEQISRLQQESGCKIQIAPDSGGMPDRSVTLTGLPESIQTAKRLLTEIVEKGRPAPAFHHNDGPGMTVQEIMVPASKAGLVIGKGGETIKSLQERAGVKMVMIQDGPQNTGADKPLRISGEPFKVQQAKEMVMELIRDQGFREQRGEYGSRIGGDSLDVPVPRFAVGIVIGRNGEMIKKIQNDTGVRIQFKPDDGTTPDRIAQIMGPPDQAQHAAEIISDLLRSVQAGGPPGHGGGRGRGRGQGNWNMGPPGGLQEFTFTVPTMKTGLIIGKGGETIKGISQQSGARIELQRNPPPNADPNIKMFTVRGSPQQIDYARQLVEEKIGGPVTPMGGPHGPPGPHGGPGPHGPPGPPGPPGAPMGPYNPGPYNQGPPGPHGPPAPYQPQGWGNGYPHWQQGQPDPNKAAADANAAAWAAYYAQYGQQPQAPMTPTSGAPGTSQANGQGQQSQQPQDYTKAWEEYYKKQGQAAPQATAAAAASQPGGQPDYSAAWAEYYRQQAAYYGTANPQPMGAAPQAPQVHPPR, from the exons ATGGCAGACTACAGCAACGTGGCTCCCCCGTCCTCAAACGCCGGTGGCGGCATGAACGACGCTTTTAAAGACGCTCTGCAACGAGCACGACAG ATCGCAGCAAAGATTGGCGGGGACGGAGTTGCGGCACCCCCGACGAACGAGTTCGGCTACGGGGGCCAGAAAAGGCCCCTGGAGGACGCTGGTGGGTATTTTCCCATGCCTAACCTGAATATCG aCCAACCAGAGACAAAGAAAGTGGCTACAAATGATG CCTTTTCAGGTATCGGAGGAATGGCTGGTCCCCCAAG GTCAACATCAGAAGAATTCAAGGTCCCAGATGGCATGGTTGGCTTCA TTATTGGAAGAGGAGGTGAACAAATATCACGTCTCCAGCAGGAGTCAGGGTGCAAAATACAGATTGCCCCTG ACAGCGGAGGGATGCCAGATCGGTCTGTGACATTAACAGGATTACCAGAATCAATCCA GACGGCAAAGAGGCTACTAACAGAGATCGTTGAGAAGGGGCGTCCGGCCCCAGCGTTCCACCACAACGACGGCCCAGGAATGACTGTTCAGGAAATTATGGTACCTGCTTCTAAAGCCGGCCTTGTCATTGGCAAGGGAGGAGAAACCATCAAAAGCCTTCAG GAACGAGCTGGAGTGAAAATGGTCATGATCCAAGATGGACCCCAAAACACAGGTGCAGACAAACCACTACGCATTTCAGGAGAACCTTTTAAAGTTCAG CAAGCCAAAGAGATGGTGATGGAGCTGATTAGAGATCAGGGCTTCAGGGAGCAGAGGGGCGAGTATGGTTCAAGGATCGGAGGAGACAGCTTAGAT GTTCCCGTCCCACGTTTTGCAGTAGGAATTGTTATCGGGAGAAATGGAGAAATGATCAAGAAAATTCAGAATGACACAGGCGTCAGGATTCAGTTCAAACCAG ATGATGGCACCACACCAGACAGGATAGCGCAGATCATGGGTCCCCCTGACCAGGCTCAGCACGCAGCAGAAATCATTTCCGACCTGTTGCGGAGCGTCCAGGCTGGAGGACCTCCAGGGCATGGAGGTGGCAGGGGACGCGGTCGCGGTCAGGGCAACTGGAACATGGGCCCCCCTGGTGGCCTCCAAGAGTTTACCTTTACAGTCCCGACCATGAAGACTGGTCTGATCATTGGGAAAG GTGGTGAGACAATCAAGGGCATCAGCCAGCAGTCAGGAGCCAGAATCGAGCTTCAGAGGAATCCTCCGCCCAACGCTGACCCCAACATTAAGATGTTTACAGTCAGAGGGTCTCCTCAGCAGATTGACTACGCCCGGCAACTAGTAGAGGAGAAAATTGGG GGACCTGTCACTCCCATGGGTGGCCCACATGGCCCTCCTGGCCCACATGGAGGACCAGGTCCACATGGTCCTCCAGGACCACCCGGACCCCCTGGCGCTCCCATGGGTCCATACAATCCTGGACCATACAACCAGGGCCCACCCGGACCACA TGGTCCTCCTGCTCCATATCAGCCTCAGGGATGGGGCAACGGCTACCCACACTGGCAGCAGGGCCAGCCTGATCCAA ATAAAGCAGCAGCGGATGCCAACGCAGCAGCATGGGCAGCGTACTACGCCCAGTACGGCCAGCAGCCGCAGGCTCCCATGACCCCGACCAGCGGAGCGCCTGGCACCAGTCAAGCCAACGGCCAAG GTCAACAGAGTCAGCAACCTCAGGACTACACGAAAGCCTGGGAGGAGTATTATAAGAAACAAG GTCAAGCGGCCCCTCAGGCCACAGCGGCAGCGGCTGCCTCTCAACCCGGAGGCCAGCCGGACTACAGCGCGGCCTGGGCGGAGTACTACCGGCAGCAGGCCGCTTACTACGGCACGGCCAACCCACAGCCGATGGGCGCGGCACCACAAGCTCCCCAGGTACACCCGCCCCGATAA
- the fubp1 gene encoding far upstream element-binding protein 1 isoform X3, protein MADYSNVAPPSSNAGGGMNDAFKDALQRARQIAAKIGGDGVAAPPTNEFGYGGQKRPLEDADQPETKKVATNDAFSGIGGMAGPPRSTSEEFKVPDGMVGFIIGRGGEQISRLQQESGCKIQIAPDSGGMPDRSVTLTGLPESIQTAKRLLTEIVEKGRPAPAFHHNDGPGMTVQEIMVPASKAGLVIGKGGETIKSLQERAGVKMVMIQDGPQNTGADKPLRISGEPFKVQQAKEMVMELIRDQGFREQRGEYGSRIGGDSLDVPVPRFAVGIVIGRNGEMIKKIQNDTGVRIQFKPDDGTTPDRIAQIMGPPDQAQHAAEIISDLLRSVQAGGPPGHGGGRGRGRGQGNWNMGPPGGLQEFTFTVPTMKTGLIIGKGGETIKGISQQSGARIELQRNPPPNADPNIKMFTVRGSPQQIDYARQLVEEKIGGPVTPMGGPHGPPGPHGGPGPHGPPGPPGPPGAPMGPYNPGPYNQGPPGPHGPPAPYQPQGWGNGYPHWQQGQPDPNKAAADANAAAWAAYYAQYGQQPQAPMTPTSGAPGTSQANGQGDPQAAGQSGQADYTKAWEEYYKKMGQQSQQPQDYTKAWEEYYKKQGQAAPQATAAAAASQPGGQPDYSAAWAEYYRQQAAYYGTANPQPMGAAPQAPQVHPPR, encoded by the exons ATGGCAGACTACAGCAACGTGGCTCCCCCGTCCTCAAACGCCGGTGGCGGCATGAACGACGCTTTTAAAGACGCTCTGCAACGAGCACGACAG ATCGCAGCAAAGATTGGCGGGGACGGAGTTGCGGCACCCCCGACGAACGAGTTCGGCTACGGGGGCCAGAAAAGGCCCCTGGAGGACGCTG aCCAACCAGAGACAAAGAAAGTGGCTACAAATGATG CCTTTTCAGGTATCGGAGGAATGGCTGGTCCCCCAAG GTCAACATCAGAAGAATTCAAGGTCCCAGATGGCATGGTTGGCTTCA TTATTGGAAGAGGAGGTGAACAAATATCACGTCTCCAGCAGGAGTCAGGGTGCAAAATACAGATTGCCCCTG ACAGCGGAGGGATGCCAGATCGGTCTGTGACATTAACAGGATTACCAGAATCAATCCA GACGGCAAAGAGGCTACTAACAGAGATCGTTGAGAAGGGGCGTCCGGCCCCAGCGTTCCACCACAACGACGGCCCAGGAATGACTGTTCAGGAAATTATGGTACCTGCTTCTAAAGCCGGCCTTGTCATTGGCAAGGGAGGAGAAACCATCAAAAGCCTTCAG GAACGAGCTGGAGTGAAAATGGTCATGATCCAAGATGGACCCCAAAACACAGGTGCAGACAAACCACTACGCATTTCAGGAGAACCTTTTAAAGTTCAG CAAGCCAAAGAGATGGTGATGGAGCTGATTAGAGATCAGGGCTTCAGGGAGCAGAGGGGCGAGTATGGTTCAAGGATCGGAGGAGACAGCTTAGAT GTTCCCGTCCCACGTTTTGCAGTAGGAATTGTTATCGGGAGAAATGGAGAAATGATCAAGAAAATTCAGAATGACACAGGCGTCAGGATTCAGTTCAAACCAG ATGATGGCACCACACCAGACAGGATAGCGCAGATCATGGGTCCCCCTGACCAGGCTCAGCACGCAGCAGAAATCATTTCCGACCTGTTGCGGAGCGTCCAGGCTGGAGGACCTCCAGGGCATGGAGGTGGCAGGGGACGCGGTCGCGGTCAGGGCAACTGGAACATGGGCCCCCCTGGTGGCCTCCAAGAGTTTACCTTTACAGTCCCGACCATGAAGACTGGTCTGATCATTGGGAAAG GTGGTGAGACAATCAAGGGCATCAGCCAGCAGTCAGGAGCCAGAATCGAGCTTCAGAGGAATCCTCCGCCCAACGCTGACCCCAACATTAAGATGTTTACAGTCAGAGGGTCTCCTCAGCAGATTGACTACGCCCGGCAACTAGTAGAGGAGAAAATTGGG GGACCTGTCACTCCCATGGGTGGCCCACATGGCCCTCCTGGCCCACATGGAGGACCAGGTCCACATGGTCCTCCAGGACCACCCGGACCCCCTGGCGCTCCCATGGGTCCATACAATCCTGGACCATACAACCAGGGCCCACCCGGACCACA TGGTCCTCCTGCTCCATATCAGCCTCAGGGATGGGGCAACGGCTACCCACACTGGCAGCAGGGCCAGCCTGATCCAA ATAAAGCAGCAGCGGATGCCAACGCAGCAGCATGGGCAGCGTACTACGCCCAGTACGGCCAGCAGCCGCAGGCTCCCATGACCCCGACCAGCGGAGCGCCTGGCACCAGTCAAGCCAACGGCCAAG GTGACCCACAGGCTGCAGGTCAGAGTGGACAGGCAGATTACACCAAGGCCTGGGAGGAATATTACAAGAAAATGG GTCAACAGAGTCAGCAACCTCAGGACTACACGAAAGCCTGGGAGGAGTATTATAAGAAACAAG GTCAAGCGGCCCCTCAGGCCACAGCGGCAGCGGCTGCCTCTCAACCCGGAGGCCAGCCGGACTACAGCGCGGCCTGGGCGGAGTACTACCGGCAGCAGGCCGCTTACTACGGCACGGCCAACCCACAGCCGATGGGCGCGGCACCACAAGCTCCCCAGGTACACCCGCCCCGATAA
- the fubp1 gene encoding far upstream element-binding protein 1 isoform X5, protein MADYSNVAPPSSNAGGGMNDAFKDALQRARQIAAKIGGDGVAAPPTNEFGYGGQKRPLEDADQPETKKVATNDAFSGIGGMAGPPRSTSEEFKVPDGMVGFIIGRGGEQISRLQQESGCKIQIAPDSGGMPDRSVTLTGLPESIQTAKRLLTEIVEKGRPAPAFHHNDGPGMTVQEIMVPASKAGLVIGKGGETIKSLQERAGVKMVMIQDGPQNTGADKPLRISGEPFKVQQAKEMVMELIRDQGFREQRGEYGSRIGGDSLDVPVPRFAVGIVIGRNGEMIKKIQNDTGVRIQFKPDDGTTPDRIAQIMGPPDQAQHAAEIISDLLRSVQAGGPPGHGGGRGRGRGQGNWNMGPPGGLQEFTFTVPTMKTGLIIGKGGETIKGISQQSGARIELQRNPPPNADPNIKMFTVRGSPQQIDYARQLVEEKIGGPVTPMGGPHGPPGPHGGPGPHGPPGPPGPPGAPMGPYNPGPYNQGPPGPHGPPAPYQPQGWGNGYPHWQQGQPDPNKAAADANAAAWAAYYAQYGQQPQAPMTPTSGAPGTSQANGQGQQSQQPQDYTKAWEEYYKKQGQAAPQATAAAAASQPGGQPDYSAAWAEYYRQQAAYYGTANPQPMGAAPQAPQVHPPR, encoded by the exons ATGGCAGACTACAGCAACGTGGCTCCCCCGTCCTCAAACGCCGGTGGCGGCATGAACGACGCTTTTAAAGACGCTCTGCAACGAGCACGACAG ATCGCAGCAAAGATTGGCGGGGACGGAGTTGCGGCACCCCCGACGAACGAGTTCGGCTACGGGGGCCAGAAAAGGCCCCTGGAGGACGCTG aCCAACCAGAGACAAAGAAAGTGGCTACAAATGATG CCTTTTCAGGTATCGGAGGAATGGCTGGTCCCCCAAG GTCAACATCAGAAGAATTCAAGGTCCCAGATGGCATGGTTGGCTTCA TTATTGGAAGAGGAGGTGAACAAATATCACGTCTCCAGCAGGAGTCAGGGTGCAAAATACAGATTGCCCCTG ACAGCGGAGGGATGCCAGATCGGTCTGTGACATTAACAGGATTACCAGAATCAATCCA GACGGCAAAGAGGCTACTAACAGAGATCGTTGAGAAGGGGCGTCCGGCCCCAGCGTTCCACCACAACGACGGCCCAGGAATGACTGTTCAGGAAATTATGGTACCTGCTTCTAAAGCCGGCCTTGTCATTGGCAAGGGAGGAGAAACCATCAAAAGCCTTCAG GAACGAGCTGGAGTGAAAATGGTCATGATCCAAGATGGACCCCAAAACACAGGTGCAGACAAACCACTACGCATTTCAGGAGAACCTTTTAAAGTTCAG CAAGCCAAAGAGATGGTGATGGAGCTGATTAGAGATCAGGGCTTCAGGGAGCAGAGGGGCGAGTATGGTTCAAGGATCGGAGGAGACAGCTTAGAT GTTCCCGTCCCACGTTTTGCAGTAGGAATTGTTATCGGGAGAAATGGAGAAATGATCAAGAAAATTCAGAATGACACAGGCGTCAGGATTCAGTTCAAACCAG ATGATGGCACCACACCAGACAGGATAGCGCAGATCATGGGTCCCCCTGACCAGGCTCAGCACGCAGCAGAAATCATTTCCGACCTGTTGCGGAGCGTCCAGGCTGGAGGACCTCCAGGGCATGGAGGTGGCAGGGGACGCGGTCGCGGTCAGGGCAACTGGAACATGGGCCCCCCTGGTGGCCTCCAAGAGTTTACCTTTACAGTCCCGACCATGAAGACTGGTCTGATCATTGGGAAAG GTGGTGAGACAATCAAGGGCATCAGCCAGCAGTCAGGAGCCAGAATCGAGCTTCAGAGGAATCCTCCGCCCAACGCTGACCCCAACATTAAGATGTTTACAGTCAGAGGGTCTCCTCAGCAGATTGACTACGCCCGGCAACTAGTAGAGGAGAAAATTGGG GGACCTGTCACTCCCATGGGTGGCCCACATGGCCCTCCTGGCCCACATGGAGGACCAGGTCCACATGGTCCTCCAGGACCACCCGGACCCCCTGGCGCTCCCATGGGTCCATACAATCCTGGACCATACAACCAGGGCCCACCCGGACCACA TGGTCCTCCTGCTCCATATCAGCCTCAGGGATGGGGCAACGGCTACCCACACTGGCAGCAGGGCCAGCCTGATCCAA ATAAAGCAGCAGCGGATGCCAACGCAGCAGCATGGGCAGCGTACTACGCCCAGTACGGCCAGCAGCCGCAGGCTCCCATGACCCCGACCAGCGGAGCGCCTGGCACCAGTCAAGCCAACGGCCAAG GTCAACAGAGTCAGCAACCTCAGGACTACACGAAAGCCTGGGAGGAGTATTATAAGAAACAAG GTCAAGCGGCCCCTCAGGCCACAGCGGCAGCGGCTGCCTCTCAACCCGGAGGCCAGCCGGACTACAGCGCGGCCTGGGCGGAGTACTACCGGCAGCAGGCCGCTTACTACGGCACGGCCAACCCACAGCCGATGGGCGCGGCACCACAAGCTCCCCAGGTACACCCGCCCCGATAA
- the fubp1 gene encoding far upstream element-binding protein 1 isoform X2 produces the protein MADYSNVAPPSSNAGGGMNDAFKDALQRARQIAAKIGGDGVAAPPTNEFGYGGQKRPLEDAGGYFPMPNLNIDQPETKKVATNDAFSGIGGMAGPPRSTSEEFKVPDGMVGFIIGRGGEQISRLQQESGCKIQIAPDSGGMPDRSVTLTGLPESIQTAKRLLTEIVEKGRPAPAFHHNDGPGMTVQEIMVPASKAGLVIGKGGETIKSLQERAGVKMVMIQDGPQNTGADKPLRISGEPFKVQQAKEMVMELIRDQGFREQRGEYGSRIGGDSLDVPVPRFAVGIVIGRNGEMIKKIQNDTGVRIQFKPDDGTTPDRIAQIMGPPDQAQHAAEIISDLLRSVQAGGPPGHGGGRGRGRGQGNWNMGPPGGLQEFTFTVPTMKTGLIIGKGGETIKGISQQSGARIELQRNPPPNADPNIKMFTVRGSPQQIDYARQLVEEKIGGPVTPMGGPHGPPGPHGGPGPHGPPGPPGPPGAPMGPYNPGPYNQGPPGPHGPPAPYQPQGWGNGYPHWQQGQPDPNKAAADANAAAWAAYYAQYGQQPQAPMTPTSGAPGTSQANGQGDPQAAGQSGQADYTKAWEEYYKKMGQQSQQPQDYTKAWEEYYKKQGQAAPQATAAAAASQPGGQPDYSAAWAEYYRQQAAYYGTANPQPMGAAPQAPQGQ, from the exons ATGGCAGACTACAGCAACGTGGCTCCCCCGTCCTCAAACGCCGGTGGCGGCATGAACGACGCTTTTAAAGACGCTCTGCAACGAGCACGACAG ATCGCAGCAAAGATTGGCGGGGACGGAGTTGCGGCACCCCCGACGAACGAGTTCGGCTACGGGGGCCAGAAAAGGCCCCTGGAGGACGCTGGTGGGTATTTTCCCATGCCTAACCTGAATATCG aCCAACCAGAGACAAAGAAAGTGGCTACAAATGATG CCTTTTCAGGTATCGGAGGAATGGCTGGTCCCCCAAG GTCAACATCAGAAGAATTCAAGGTCCCAGATGGCATGGTTGGCTTCA TTATTGGAAGAGGAGGTGAACAAATATCACGTCTCCAGCAGGAGTCAGGGTGCAAAATACAGATTGCCCCTG ACAGCGGAGGGATGCCAGATCGGTCTGTGACATTAACAGGATTACCAGAATCAATCCA GACGGCAAAGAGGCTACTAACAGAGATCGTTGAGAAGGGGCGTCCGGCCCCAGCGTTCCACCACAACGACGGCCCAGGAATGACTGTTCAGGAAATTATGGTACCTGCTTCTAAAGCCGGCCTTGTCATTGGCAAGGGAGGAGAAACCATCAAAAGCCTTCAG GAACGAGCTGGAGTGAAAATGGTCATGATCCAAGATGGACCCCAAAACACAGGTGCAGACAAACCACTACGCATTTCAGGAGAACCTTTTAAAGTTCAG CAAGCCAAAGAGATGGTGATGGAGCTGATTAGAGATCAGGGCTTCAGGGAGCAGAGGGGCGAGTATGGTTCAAGGATCGGAGGAGACAGCTTAGAT GTTCCCGTCCCACGTTTTGCAGTAGGAATTGTTATCGGGAGAAATGGAGAAATGATCAAGAAAATTCAGAATGACACAGGCGTCAGGATTCAGTTCAAACCAG ATGATGGCACCACACCAGACAGGATAGCGCAGATCATGGGTCCCCCTGACCAGGCTCAGCACGCAGCAGAAATCATTTCCGACCTGTTGCGGAGCGTCCAGGCTGGAGGACCTCCAGGGCATGGAGGTGGCAGGGGACGCGGTCGCGGTCAGGGCAACTGGAACATGGGCCCCCCTGGTGGCCTCCAAGAGTTTACCTTTACAGTCCCGACCATGAAGACTGGTCTGATCATTGGGAAAG GTGGTGAGACAATCAAGGGCATCAGCCAGCAGTCAGGAGCCAGAATCGAGCTTCAGAGGAATCCTCCGCCCAACGCTGACCCCAACATTAAGATGTTTACAGTCAGAGGGTCTCCTCAGCAGATTGACTACGCCCGGCAACTAGTAGAGGAGAAAATTGGG GGACCTGTCACTCCCATGGGTGGCCCACATGGCCCTCCTGGCCCACATGGAGGACCAGGTCCACATGGTCCTCCAGGACCACCCGGACCCCCTGGCGCTCCCATGGGTCCATACAATCCTGGACCATACAACCAGGGCCCACCCGGACCACA TGGTCCTCCTGCTCCATATCAGCCTCAGGGATGGGGCAACGGCTACCCACACTGGCAGCAGGGCCAGCCTGATCCAA ATAAAGCAGCAGCGGATGCCAACGCAGCAGCATGGGCAGCGTACTACGCCCAGTACGGCCAGCAGCCGCAGGCTCCCATGACCCCGACCAGCGGAGCGCCTGGCACCAGTCAAGCCAACGGCCAAG GTGACCCACAGGCTGCAGGTCAGAGTGGACAGGCAGATTACACCAAGGCCTGGGAGGAATATTACAAGAAAATGG GTCAACAGAGTCAGCAACCTCAGGACTACACGAAAGCCTGGGAGGAGTATTATAAGAAACAAG GTCAAGCGGCCCCTCAGGCCACAGCGGCAGCGGCTGCCTCTCAACCCGGAGGCCAGCCGGACTACAGCGCGGCCTGGGCGGAGTACTACCGGCAGCAGGCCGCTTACTACGGCACGGCCAACCCACAGCCGATGGGCGCGGCACCACAAGCTCCCCAG GGCCAGTAA